One window of the Chanodichthys erythropterus isolate Z2021 chromosome 2, ASM2448905v1, whole genome shotgun sequence genome contains the following:
- the LOC137029566 gene encoding protein rapunzel-like, translating into MSHGEWYLEKENIEKLLEMIGQGCKVLAATVGQFHPILKAVFLASAKILSNPDGKEAKFFTEQFEKINQKLDSIQDEMNEITLELELSTMNKQNFDYEVNINTQYEKFKEFVSANKTNLETRQDNFKKQYEITGRDKNIDALYEAVMKSAILDTVVKLVKKDRKKVEQFCARLKMKFFMGIVAVVAYSALEGEYDEGMLKTWQNQMEEVENRMQAAVNACE; encoded by the coding sequence ATGAGTCATGGGGAATGGTATTTGGAGAAGGAAAATATAGAGAAGTTATTGGAAATGATCGGGCAAGGTTGCAAGGTTTTAGCGGCCACTGTGGGACAGTTCCACCCCATCCTGAAGGCCGTGTTTTTGGCCTCAGCCAAGATCCTCAGCAACCCAGACGGAAAAGAAGCCAAGTTCTTCACTGAGCAGTTTGAAAAGATCAACCAGAAACTCGACAGTATTCAAGATGAAATGAACGAAATCACTTTGGAGTTGGAGCTGTCAACCATGAACAAGCAGAACTTTGATTATGAGGTGAATATAAACACTCAGTATGAGAAGTTTAAAGAATTTGTAAGTGCTAATAAGACCAATTTGGAAACAAGGCAGGATAACTTTAAAAAGCAGTATGAGATCACTGGTCGCGATAAGAACATCGATGCCTTGTACGAAGCTGTAATGAAATCAGCCATATTGGACACAGTAGTAAAATTAGTGAAAAAGGATAGAAAGAAAGTGGAGCAGTTCTGTGCCAGGCTAAAGATGAAATTTTTCATGGGAATTGTAGCAGTCGTGGCTTACTCCGCCTTAGAGGGAGAATATGACGAGGGCATGTTGAAGACATGGCAGAATCAAATGGAAGAAGTAGAGAACCGCATGCAAGCAGCAGTGAATGCATGTGAATGA